The Coffea arabica cultivar ET-39 chromosome 3c, Coffea Arabica ET-39 HiFi, whole genome shotgun sequence genome contains a region encoding:
- the LOC140037610 gene encoding uncharacterized protein isoform X3 gives MSEIKQEQPMEFDIDNLFQWTMKKNWKEVLNVCRNNPSACMAKLTKSEDTALHIAVSSFHADQIDANGQAKVVSDLVESLPPDQAVEILKVQNDKGDTPLHLAAALGSATICSCIARKDHVLISERNLKGETPLFMAAHHGKMEAFLQLHKLYRKSAEEPDDRLYRRNDGDTILHSAISGEYFGVLVRELKKQKFKDSGINYPDNYQTCVKFIHLPWAAFRTITALGKDCGPRQEPGSIADAENPKNEEEEHQEKELKDEHPFPENYTTCIQLFKFAMNVVLVVLGIGIWKISKIRGKKERHKWAVQIMDKLIEHEANYKYSHNGGRPVDNVEQMYPERIKPPSTPPPEHDTHSSSEDTGSKSKDKQEHEDGIKLDAQTKDVKERRIVAANMDIKETVKKILETFPAIIQDLDANAKNALLLTVNLAKMQDPTTRDVKKETPILLAAKMGVTEVVKKILETFPVAIQDLDANEKNALLLAVENRQNKVFDLLMMMKLPEFVLYQVDNEGNSALHLAAKFQEHQPWRIPGAALQMQWEIKWYKHVKHSMPPQCFIQYNKKGETAGKIFMKTHEKLVKDGSKWMIKTSESCSLVAALIATVAFATSSTIPGGPDQKSGHPVLEKQPAFNVFSVASLVALCFSVTALVFFLAILTSRCQQKDFKTSLPRKLLFGLSSLFTSISAVLVSFCAGHFFMLSDQIHSAALPLYAVACLPITFFAFAQLPLYFDLLWSIIRKVPVRSYKNTANIVISP, from the exons ATGAGCGAAATCAAACAAGAACAACCTATGGAATTTGATATAGATAATTTGTTTCAATGGACCATGAAGAAAAACTGGAAGGAAGTCCTGAATGTATGCAGGAACAACCCCTCTGCTTGTATGGCTAAGCTAACTAAATCAGAAGATACAGCTTTGCACATTGCTGTCTCAAGTTTCCATGCAGATCAAATTGATGCTAATGGACAAGCAAAAGTTGTAAGCGATCTTGTTGAATCACTACCGCCGGATCAGGCAGTCGAGATACTTAAAGTGCAAAATGACAAAGGAGACACACCTCTACATCTAGCTGCAGCACTTGGAAGTGCCACAATCTGCAGTTGTATAGCCAGGAAGGATCATGTGCTCATCAGTGAGCGCAATCTGAAGGGTGAAACTCCATTGTTCATGGCAGCTCATCATGGCAAAATGGAGGCTTTTCTACAGCTACATAAGCTCTACAGAAAGAGTGCAGAAGAACCAGATGATCGGCTGTATAGAAGGAATGATGGGGATACCATTCTGCACTCGGCCATATCTGGAGAGTACTTCG GTGTACTTGTTCGTGAGCTAAAGAAGCAGAAATTCAAGGATAGTGGTATTAACTATCCAGATAACTACCAGACATGTGTGAAGTTCATTCATCTACCCTGGGCTGCATTCAGGACAATTA CTGCTCTTGGAAAAGATTGTGGCCCCAGACAAGAACCAGGCAGTATAGCAGATGCAGAGAATCCAAAAAATGAAGAGGAGGAACATCAAG AAAAAGAGCTCAAAGATGAACACCCGTTTCCAGAGAACTATACCACCTGCATTCAGTTGTTCAAATTTGCAATGAACGTCGTACTGGTTGTGTTGGGAATTG GCATTTGGAAAATCAGTAAGATTAGGGGGAAGAAAGAGAGGCACAAGTGGGCTGTTCAGATAATGGATAAATTGATTGAGCATGAAGCCAATTACAAGTACAGTCACAATGGAGGCAGACCTGTAGACAATGTGGAACAGATGTATCCTGAAAGAATTAAGCCTCCTTCTACACCGCCACCTGAACATGATACTCATTCAAGTTCGGAAGATACTGGAAGCAAATCCAAAGACAAGCAGGAACACGAAGATGGGATTAAACTAG ATGCCCAAACAAAGGATGTTAAGGAGAGACGAATAGTAGCAGCAAACATGGATATAAAAGAAACGGTGAAAAAAATCCTGGAAACCTTTCCGGCGATCATTCAAGATTTGGATGCGAATGCCAAGAATGCCCTGCTCTTGACAGTTAACCTCGCTAAGATGCAAG ATCCCACAACCAGGGATGTTAAGAAGGAGACACCAATACTACTTGCAGCAAAGATGGGTGTAACAGAAGTTGTAAAAAAAATCCTGGAAACCTTTCCTGTTGCCATTCAAGACTTGGATGCAAATGAGAAGAACGCCCTGCTCTTAGCCGTTGAGAACAGGCAAAACAAGGTATTTGATTTGCTAATGATGATGAAACTCCCGGAGTTTGTGCTTTATCAAGTTGATAATGAAGGAAATAGTGCGTTGCACCTGGCTGCTAAGTTCCAAGAACACCAACCTTGGCGAATTCCAGGTGCTGCATTGCAGATGCAGTGGGAAATCAAGTGGTATAAG CATGTCAAGCACTCCATGCCGCCACAATGTTTCATCCAGTACAACAAGAAAGGTGAGACTGCAGgaaaaattttcatgaagacacatGAAAAACTAGTTAAAGATGGAAGTAAGTGGATGATCAAAACCTCCGAATCATGCTCTCTGGTGGCAGCACTCATTGCAACAGTGGCATTTGCTACCTCATCAACAATTCCAGGTGGTCCTGATCAAAAGTCTGGTCATCCAGTTCTCGAAAAACAACCTGCATTCAATGTTTTTTCTGTTGCTTCACTTGTTGCTCTCTGCTTCTCTGTGACTGCCCTGGTGTTTTTTCTAGCTATCCTTACCTCAAGATGCCAGCAAAAGGACTTCAAAACGAGTTTGCCAAGGAAGCTTTTATTTGGATTAAGCTCACTATTCACCTCCATATCTGCAGTACTGGTCTCGTTCTGTGCAGGACATTTCTTCATGCTCAGCGATCAAATCCATAGTGCAGCACTTCCCCTCTATGCTGTAGCATGTCTACCAATAACCTTTTTTGCTTTTGCACAGCTACCATTATACTTTGATCTCTTATGGTCAATCATCCGAAAGGTTCCTGTTCGCAGCTACAAG
- the LOC140037610 gene encoding uncharacterized protein isoform X2 produces the protein MSEIKQEQPMEFDIDNLFQWTMKKNWKEVLNVCRNNPSACMAKLTKSEDTALHIAVSSFHADQIDANGQAKVVSDLVESLPPDQAVEILKVQNDKGDTPLHLAAALGSATICSCIARKDHVLISERNLKGETPLFMAAHHGKMEAFLQLHKLYRKSAEEPDDRLYRRNDGDTILHSAISGEYFALAYQIISYNHKLVRSINQEGFSPLHILARKPNVFESSSNLRLFDRIIYRCVLVRELKKQKFKDSGINYPDNYQTCVKFIHLPWAAFRTITALGKDCGPRQEPGSIADAENPKNEEEEHQEKELKDEHPFPENYTTCIQLFKFAMNVVLVVLGIGIWKISKIRGKKERHKWAVQIMDKLIEHEANYKYSHNGGRPVDNVEQMYPERIKPPSTPPPEHDTHSSSEDTGSKSKDKQEHEDGIKLDAQTKDVKERRIVAANMDIKETVKKILETFPAIIQDLDANAKNALLLTVNLAKMQDPTTRDVKKETPILLAAKMGVTEVVKKILETFPVAIQDLDANEKNALLLAVENRQNKVFDLLMMMKLPEFVLYQVDNEGNSALHLAAKFQEHQPWRIPGAALQMQWEIKWYKHVKHSMPPQCFIQYNKKGETAGKIFMKTHEKLVKDGSKWMIKTSESCSLVAALIATVAFATSSTIPAILTSRCQQKDFKTSLPRKLLFGLSSLFTSISAVLVSFCAGHFFMLSDQIHSAALPLYAVACLPITFFAFAQLPLYFDLLWSIIRKVPVRSYKNTANIVISP, from the exons ATGAGCGAAATCAAACAAGAACAACCTATGGAATTTGATATAGATAATTTGTTTCAATGGACCATGAAGAAAAACTGGAAGGAAGTCCTGAATGTATGCAGGAACAACCCCTCTGCTTGTATGGCTAAGCTAACTAAATCAGAAGATACAGCTTTGCACATTGCTGTCTCAAGTTTCCATGCAGATCAAATTGATGCTAATGGACAAGCAAAAGTTGTAAGCGATCTTGTTGAATCACTACCGCCGGATCAGGCAGTCGAGATACTTAAAGTGCAAAATGACAAAGGAGACACACCTCTACATCTAGCTGCAGCACTTGGAAGTGCCACAATCTGCAGTTGTATAGCCAGGAAGGATCATGTGCTCATCAGTGAGCGCAATCTGAAGGGTGAAACTCCATTGTTCATGGCAGCTCATCATGGCAAAATGGAGGCTTTTCTACAGCTACATAAGCTCTACAGAAAGAGTGCAGAAGAACCAGATGATCGGCTGTATAGAAGGAATGATGGGGATACCATTCTGCACTCGGCCATATCTGGAGAGTACTTCG CATTGGCATATCAGATAATTAGCTATAACCACAAACTTGTCCGTTCGATCAATCAAGAAGGCTTTTCTCCTCTCCACATCCTTGCCAGGAAACCAAATGTATTCGAGAGCAGCAGCAATCTTCGTCTCTTTGATCGGATAATCTATCGCT GTGTACTTGTTCGTGAGCTAAAGAAGCAGAAATTCAAGGATAGTGGTATTAACTATCCAGATAACTACCAGACATGTGTGAAGTTCATTCATCTACCCTGGGCTGCATTCAGGACAATTA CTGCTCTTGGAAAAGATTGTGGCCCCAGACAAGAACCAGGCAGTATAGCAGATGCAGAGAATCCAAAAAATGAAGAGGAGGAACATCAAG AAAAAGAGCTCAAAGATGAACACCCGTTTCCAGAGAACTATACCACCTGCATTCAGTTGTTCAAATTTGCAATGAACGTCGTACTGGTTGTGTTGGGAATTG GCATTTGGAAAATCAGTAAGATTAGGGGGAAGAAAGAGAGGCACAAGTGGGCTGTTCAGATAATGGATAAATTGATTGAGCATGAAGCCAATTACAAGTACAGTCACAATGGAGGCAGACCTGTAGACAATGTGGAACAGATGTATCCTGAAAGAATTAAGCCTCCTTCTACACCGCCACCTGAACATGATACTCATTCAAGTTCGGAAGATACTGGAAGCAAATCCAAAGACAAGCAGGAACACGAAGATGGGATTAAACTAG ATGCCCAAACAAAGGATGTTAAGGAGAGACGAATAGTAGCAGCAAACATGGATATAAAAGAAACGGTGAAAAAAATCCTGGAAACCTTTCCGGCGATCATTCAAGATTTGGATGCGAATGCCAAGAATGCCCTGCTCTTGACAGTTAACCTCGCTAAGATGCAAG ATCCCACAACCAGGGATGTTAAGAAGGAGACACCAATACTACTTGCAGCAAAGATGGGTGTAACAGAAGTTGTAAAAAAAATCCTGGAAACCTTTCCTGTTGCCATTCAAGACTTGGATGCAAATGAGAAGAACGCCCTGCTCTTAGCCGTTGAGAACAGGCAAAACAAGGTATTTGATTTGCTAATGATGATGAAACTCCCGGAGTTTGTGCTTTATCAAGTTGATAATGAAGGAAATAGTGCGTTGCACCTGGCTGCTAAGTTCCAAGAACACCAACCTTGGCGAATTCCAGGTGCTGCATTGCAGATGCAGTGGGAAATCAAGTGGTATAAG CATGTCAAGCACTCCATGCCGCCACAATGTTTCATCCAGTACAACAAGAAAGGTGAGACTGCAGgaaaaattttcatgaagacacatGAAAAACTAGTTAAAGATGGAAGTAAGTGGATGATCAAAACCTCCGAATCATGCTCTCTGGTGGCAGCACTCATTGCAACAGTGGCATTTGCTACCTCATCAACAATTCCAG CTATCCTTACCTCAAGATGCCAGCAAAAGGACTTCAAAACGAGTTTGCCAAGGAAGCTTTTATTTGGATTAAGCTCACTATTCACCTCCATATCTGCAGTACTGGTCTCGTTCTGTGCAGGACATTTCTTCATGCTCAGCGATCAAATCCATAGTGCAGCACTTCCCCTCTATGCTGTAGCATGTCTACCAATAACCTTTTTTGCTTTTGCACAGCTACCATTATACTTTGATCTCTTATGGTCAATCATCCGAAAGGTTCCTGTTCGCAGCTACAAG
- the LOC140037610 gene encoding uncharacterized protein isoform X1, whose translation MSEIKQEQPMEFDIDNLFQWTMKKNWKEVLNVCRNNPSACMAKLTKSEDTALHIAVSSFHADQIDANGQAKVVSDLVESLPPDQAVEILKVQNDKGDTPLHLAAALGSATICSCIARKDHVLISERNLKGETPLFMAAHHGKMEAFLQLHKLYRKSAEEPDDRLYRRNDGDTILHSAISGEYFALAYQIISYNHKLVRSINQEGFSPLHILARKPNVFESSSNLRLFDRIIYRCVLVRELKKQKFKDSGINYPDNYQTCVKFIHLPWAAFRTITALGKDCGPRQEPGSIADAENPKNEEEEHQEKELKDEHPFPENYTTCIQLFKFAMNVVLVVLGIGIWKISKIRGKKERHKWAVQIMDKLIEHEANYKYSHNGGRPVDNVEQMYPERIKPPSTPPPEHDTHSSSEDTGSKSKDKQEHEDGIKLDAQTKDVKERRIVAANMDIKETVKKILETFPAIIQDLDANAKNALLLTVNLAKMQDPTTRDVKKETPILLAAKMGVTEVVKKILETFPVAIQDLDANEKNALLLAVENRQNKVFDLLMMMKLPEFVLYQVDNEGNSALHLAAKFQEHQPWRIPGAALQMQWEIKWYKHVKHSMPPQCFIQYNKKGETAGKIFMKTHEKLVKDGSKWMIKTSESCSLVAALIATVAFATSSTIPGGPDQKSGHPVLEKQPAFNVFSVASLVALCFSVTALVFFLAILTSRCQQKDFKTSLPRKLLFGLSSLFTSISAVLVSFCAGHFFMLSDQIHSAALPLYAVACLPITFFAFAQLPLYFDLLWSIIRKVPVRSYKNTANIVISP comes from the exons ATGAGCGAAATCAAACAAGAACAACCTATGGAATTTGATATAGATAATTTGTTTCAATGGACCATGAAGAAAAACTGGAAGGAAGTCCTGAATGTATGCAGGAACAACCCCTCTGCTTGTATGGCTAAGCTAACTAAATCAGAAGATACAGCTTTGCACATTGCTGTCTCAAGTTTCCATGCAGATCAAATTGATGCTAATGGACAAGCAAAAGTTGTAAGCGATCTTGTTGAATCACTACCGCCGGATCAGGCAGTCGAGATACTTAAAGTGCAAAATGACAAAGGAGACACACCTCTACATCTAGCTGCAGCACTTGGAAGTGCCACAATCTGCAGTTGTATAGCCAGGAAGGATCATGTGCTCATCAGTGAGCGCAATCTGAAGGGTGAAACTCCATTGTTCATGGCAGCTCATCATGGCAAAATGGAGGCTTTTCTACAGCTACATAAGCTCTACAGAAAGAGTGCAGAAGAACCAGATGATCGGCTGTATAGAAGGAATGATGGGGATACCATTCTGCACTCGGCCATATCTGGAGAGTACTTCG CATTGGCATATCAGATAATTAGCTATAACCACAAACTTGTCCGTTCGATCAATCAAGAAGGCTTTTCTCCTCTCCACATCCTTGCCAGGAAACCAAATGTATTCGAGAGCAGCAGCAATCTTCGTCTCTTTGATCGGATAATCTATCGCT GTGTACTTGTTCGTGAGCTAAAGAAGCAGAAATTCAAGGATAGTGGTATTAACTATCCAGATAACTACCAGACATGTGTGAAGTTCATTCATCTACCCTGGGCTGCATTCAGGACAATTA CTGCTCTTGGAAAAGATTGTGGCCCCAGACAAGAACCAGGCAGTATAGCAGATGCAGAGAATCCAAAAAATGAAGAGGAGGAACATCAAG AAAAAGAGCTCAAAGATGAACACCCGTTTCCAGAGAACTATACCACCTGCATTCAGTTGTTCAAATTTGCAATGAACGTCGTACTGGTTGTGTTGGGAATTG GCATTTGGAAAATCAGTAAGATTAGGGGGAAGAAAGAGAGGCACAAGTGGGCTGTTCAGATAATGGATAAATTGATTGAGCATGAAGCCAATTACAAGTACAGTCACAATGGAGGCAGACCTGTAGACAATGTGGAACAGATGTATCCTGAAAGAATTAAGCCTCCTTCTACACCGCCACCTGAACATGATACTCATTCAAGTTCGGAAGATACTGGAAGCAAATCCAAAGACAAGCAGGAACACGAAGATGGGATTAAACTAG ATGCCCAAACAAAGGATGTTAAGGAGAGACGAATAGTAGCAGCAAACATGGATATAAAAGAAACGGTGAAAAAAATCCTGGAAACCTTTCCGGCGATCATTCAAGATTTGGATGCGAATGCCAAGAATGCCCTGCTCTTGACAGTTAACCTCGCTAAGATGCAAG ATCCCACAACCAGGGATGTTAAGAAGGAGACACCAATACTACTTGCAGCAAAGATGGGTGTAACAGAAGTTGTAAAAAAAATCCTGGAAACCTTTCCTGTTGCCATTCAAGACTTGGATGCAAATGAGAAGAACGCCCTGCTCTTAGCCGTTGAGAACAGGCAAAACAAGGTATTTGATTTGCTAATGATGATGAAACTCCCGGAGTTTGTGCTTTATCAAGTTGATAATGAAGGAAATAGTGCGTTGCACCTGGCTGCTAAGTTCCAAGAACACCAACCTTGGCGAATTCCAGGTGCTGCATTGCAGATGCAGTGGGAAATCAAGTGGTATAAG CATGTCAAGCACTCCATGCCGCCACAATGTTTCATCCAGTACAACAAGAAAGGTGAGACTGCAGgaaaaattttcatgaagacacatGAAAAACTAGTTAAAGATGGAAGTAAGTGGATGATCAAAACCTCCGAATCATGCTCTCTGGTGGCAGCACTCATTGCAACAGTGGCATTTGCTACCTCATCAACAATTCCAGGTGGTCCTGATCAAAAGTCTGGTCATCCAGTTCTCGAAAAACAACCTGCATTCAATGTTTTTTCTGTTGCTTCACTTGTTGCTCTCTGCTTCTCTGTGACTGCCCTGGTGTTTTTTCTAGCTATCCTTACCTCAAGATGCCAGCAAAAGGACTTCAAAACGAGTTTGCCAAGGAAGCTTTTATTTGGATTAAGCTCACTATTCACCTCCATATCTGCAGTACTGGTCTCGTTCTGTGCAGGACATTTCTTCATGCTCAGCGATCAAATCCATAGTGCAGCACTTCCCCTCTATGCTGTAGCATGTCTACCAATAACCTTTTTTGCTTTTGCACAGCTACCATTATACTTTGATCTCTTATGGTCAATCATCCGAAAGGTTCCTGTTCGCAGCTACAAG